The Candidatus Babeliales bacterium genome includes a region encoding these proteins:
- the pseB gene encoding UDP-N-acetylglucosamine 4,6-dehydratase (inverting) — protein sequence MIKDKTILITGGTGTLGKAVTSEILKRYEPKRVIVFSRDEYKQFIMSQQMPFKGDKRLLFMIGDVRDQATLMNALRGVDIVVHTAALKHVSTCELNPYEAIKTNVLGAQNLIQASIEQNVKKVVVLSTDKACAPINLYGATKLCSDKLFINANSYSCAYGTAFSVVRFGNIAGSRGSVIPYFRGLIDQGIKKLPITDVRMTRFCLEEAEAIKMILKTIDIMHGGELFVKKAPSMRIIDLAHAICEDASLYEIGMRPGERIDEAMIVGEEVQQILEFEDYFLIKPSAELDLASYVYIGGRQVDGDFEYTSSKNMEWLSIQQLQDLMGRIKQEPIFADLFGDLKVIQP from the coding sequence GTGATTAAAGATAAAACGATTTTGATTACAGGTGGAACTGGAACGCTTGGAAAAGCTGTAACATCTGAAATTCTTAAGAGATATGAACCTAAACGGGTAATCGTATTTTCACGAGATGAATATAAGCAGTTTATTATGTCGCAACAAATGCCTTTCAAAGGAGATAAACGGCTTTTATTTATGATCGGAGATGTTCGTGATCAGGCGACTCTTATGAATGCACTTCGTGGTGTGGATATTGTTGTTCATACTGCGGCGTTAAAACATGTTTCTACATGCGAATTAAATCCATATGAAGCAATCAAAACAAATGTTCTTGGAGCGCAAAATCTTATTCAAGCTTCAATCGAGCAGAATGTGAAAAAAGTTGTTGTCTTGAGTACTGACAAAGCTTGTGCGCCGATTAATTTATACGGAGCTACAAAACTATGCTCAGATAAGCTTTTCATAAATGCAAATAGTTACTCGTGTGCGTATGGTACGGCGTTTTCTGTTGTGCGCTTTGGGAATATTGCAGGTAGCCGAGGCTCAGTGATTCCCTATTTTAGGGGTCTTATCGATCAAGGAATAAAAAAACTTCCAATCACCGATGTTCGAATGACTCGCTTTTGTTTGGAAGAGGCGGAGGCGATCAAGATGATTTTAAAGACAATAGATATTATGCATGGAGGAGAGCTTTTTGTGAAAAAAGCTCCATCTATGAGAATTATTGATCTTGCACATGCCATATGCGAGGACGCATCACTTTATGAAATAGGTATGCGGCCAGGAGAGCGGATAGATGAAGCAATGATTGTTGGAGAAGAGGTACAACAGATTCTTGAATTTGAAGATTATTTTCTTATTAAGCCATCAGCCGAGCTTGATCTAGCTTCCTATGTGTACATTGGAGGACGGCAAGTAGACGGTGATTTTGAATATACAAGCAGCAAGAATATGGAATGGCTCTCAATACAGCAGCTTCAGGACCTCATGGGTAGAATCAAACAAGAGCCCATTTTCGCAGATTTATTCGGAGACTTAAAAGTAATTCAACCTTAA
- a CDS encoding glycosyltransferase produces MKILFIVNQFPSLSETFILDQITGMIDRGNDVEIYALQRNSDVVIHEAVGRYKLLEKTFFRCSIPSSFVQRIAFYIRVSLRHPVLALRALHAKKLGVKFLSIQDYSVGWMLSEIAAFYGRREYDILYSMYGTNGQKAVLFRSMGLLKGKIATTFFGYDMTKCLKVYGDTFYNTLFEHGDIFLPLSEHFKNKLISIGCDEQKIIVHYLGIDLSVFQKRVKQDDSRGKHKVLVSVGRLSEEKGHVYAIEAVQKLKKFHHIHYYLVGDGPLRKKLEQRVRELNLSNDVTFVGPKIQQEVFEFLSKADLFLLPSVIVPNGDEEGTPLSLMEAMAMEIPLVSTQVGGIPELVRENTECLVPQRNSDALAEKISGFLQDSSTARSIATSNKECIHTFHNLEVQNDVLMKLFNNMVNV; encoded by the coding sequence ATGAAAATATTGTTTATAGTTAACCAGTTTCCATCATTGAGCGAAACTTTTATTCTTGACCAAATTACAGGCATGATTGATCGTGGCAATGATGTGGAAATTTATGCGCTTCAGCGGAATAGTGATGTAGTAATTCATGAAGCAGTTGGTCGGTATAAGCTTCTTGAAAAAACATTCTTTCGCTGTAGTATCCCTTCTTCATTTGTGCAACGGATTGCATTTTATATTCGTGTTTCTCTGCGGCATCCCGTTCTCGCGTTGCGCGCACTTCATGCGAAGAAGTTGGGTGTGAAATTTTTGTCTATACAAGATTATTCCGTAGGATGGATGCTTAGTGAGATTGCTGCATTTTATGGAAGGCGTGAGTATGACATTTTATATAGTATGTATGGGACAAATGGGCAAAAGGCGGTTCTTTTTAGAAGTATGGGGCTTCTAAAAGGTAAGATTGCAACCACGTTCTTCGGATATGATATGACAAAATGTTTGAAGGTATATGGAGACACTTTTTACAATACATTGTTTGAGCATGGTGATATTTTTCTACCGCTGAGTGAGCACTTTAAAAATAAATTAATCTCAATCGGTTGCGATGAGCAAAAAATCATAGTGCACTATCTCGGTATTGATCTTTCTGTATTTCAAAAACGAGTCAAGCAGGACGATAGCAGGGGGAAGCATAAAGTGCTTGTTTCGGTTGGGAGATTATCTGAAGAAAAGGGCCATGTATATGCGATTGAGGCGGTGCAAAAGCTGAAGAAGTTTCATCACATACATTATTATCTTGTTGGCGATGGGCCACTTAGAAAAAAATTGGAACAGCGTGTGCGAGAGTTAAATCTTTCGAATGATGTAACATTTGTTGGGCCAAAAATACAACAGGAAGTTTTTGAATTTTTAAGTAAAGCTGATCTTTTTCTATTGCCTAGTGTCATTGTTCCAAATGGGGATGAGGAGGGAACACCTCTTTCACTTATGGAAGCGATGGCAATGGAAATACCTCTTGTGAGTACGCAGGTGGGCGGGATTCCTGAGCTAGTTCGTGAAAATACGGAGTGCCTGGTGCCGCAAAGGAACTCTGATGCATTGGCGGAGAAGATATCGGGGTTTCTACAGGATTCTTCTACGGCAAGAAGTATTGCAACTTCTAATAAAGAATGTATTCATACATTTCATAATCTAGAAGTTCAAAATGATGTCTTAATGAAGCTATTTAATAATATGGTAAATGTATAA